The following are from one region of the Nicotiana tabacum cultivar K326 chromosome 3, ASM71507v2, whole genome shotgun sequence genome:
- the LOC107829948 gene encoding protein transport protein SEC13 homolog B, with protein MPAQKIETGHNDIVHDVTMDYYGKRVATASSDTTIKITGVSNNAASQHLATLSGHTGPVWQAAWAHPKFGSILASCSYDGKVIIWKEGNQNEWTQAHVFSDHKSSVNSISWAPHELGLCLACGSSDGNISVHTARSDGGWDTTRIDQAHPVGVTSVSWAPSMAPGALVGSGALEPVQKLASGGCDNTVKVWKLYNGIWKMDCFPALQMHTNWVRDVAWAPNLGLPKSTIASASEDGTVVIWTVAKEGDQWEGKVLKDFKTPVWRVSWSLTGNLLAVAAGDNNVTLWKEAVDGEWQQASTVDQ; from the coding sequence ATGCCAGCACAGAAGATTGAAACCGGTCACAATGACATAGTTCACGATGTTACTATGGACTATTATGGAAAACGTGTGGCTACAGCATCTTCTGATACCACCATAAAAATAACTGGTGTGAGCAACAATGCTGCTTCACAACACCTTGCTACTTTGAGCGGTCATACTGGTCCTGTTTGGCAGGCTGCCTGGGCTCATCCTAAATTTGGCTCAATCCTTGCTTCCTGCTCCTACGATGGTAAGGTAATAATCTGGAAGGAAGGCAATCAGAATGAGTGGACACAAGCTCATGTTTTTAGTGACCACAAATCATCGGTTAACTCCATTTCATGGGCTCCTCATGAACTTGGGCTTTGCTTGGCTTGTGGTTCTTCTGATGGTAATATCTCAGTGCACACTGCTAGGTCAGATGGTGGTTGGGACACTACGAGAATAGACCAAGCTCATCCAGTTGGGGTAACATCAGTTTCATGGGCACCATCAATGGCTCCAGGGGCTTTGGTTGGTTCAGGTGCGCTTGAACCTGTTCAAAAGCTGGCATCTGGTGGATGTGATAACActgtgaaggtttggaagttaTATAACGGCATTTGGAAGATGGATTGCTTCCCTGCACTTCAGATGCACACTAACTGGGTGAGGGATGTAGCCTGGGCACCAAACTTGGGACTACCGAAGTCAACAATTGCTAGTGCTTCAGAGGATGGTACAGTTGTCATATGGACTGTGGCAAAGGAGGGAGATCAGTGGGAGGGCAAGGTTCTTAAAGACTTCAAGACTCCTGTTTGGAGGGTCTCATGGTCTCTAACCGGAAACTTGTTAGCAGTTGCCGCTGGGGATAACAATGTCACATTGTGGAAAGAAGCTGTTGATGGGGAGTGGCAACAGGCCAGCACTGTTGACCAATAG